In the Mauremys mutica isolate MM-2020 ecotype Southern chromosome 13, ASM2049712v1, whole genome shotgun sequence genome, one interval contains:
- the LOC123348398 gene encoding olfactory receptor 6C74-like, producing the protein MAVLEKRNHTRITEFLLVGFETFPELQITLFVVFFIIYLATVAGNLLLILTVWTDHHLHTPMYFFLSNLSFLETGYISNIIPRLLVSLATGDKTISLSGCFLQLFAFSFLGATECFLMTGMSYDRYLAICDPLHYASNMSPRFSFLLAFASWALGFVAPSFTVIMASLLPFCGPHEINHFFCDLTAVLKLPCTDTSLIEMAALISSSTVLVIPFLLTIMSYVYIILTILRLPSTTGRKKAFSTCSSHLIVVSTFYGALIIMYVVPSGNQSLDFNKAFSLLYIVVTPMLNPIVYSFRNQEVKDALSRSITKMWYSIKM; encoded by the coding sequence ATGGCTGTACTAGAAAAGAGAAACCACACGCGAATCACAGAGTTCCTACTTGTAGGATTTGAAACTTTTCCAGAGCTGCAGATAACCCTCTTTGTGGTATTCTTCATCATCTACCTAGCGACCGTTGCTGGGAACCTTCTCCTCATTCTTACTGTGTGGACTGACCATCACCTGCACAcgcccatgtatttcttcctcagcaATTTATCTTTCCTGGAAACTGGCTACATCTCCAATATCATCCCCAGGCTCCTGGTGAGTCTTGCAACAGGTGACAAGACCATTTCTCTCTCAGGCTGTTTCCTTCAGTTGTTTGCTTTTAGCTTTCTGGGAGCTACTGAGTGTTTCCTCATGACTGGAATGTCCTATGACCGGTACTTGGCAATATGTGATCCACTGCATTATGCAAGTAATATGAGCCCCAGGTTTTCCTTTCTGCTGGCCTTCGCTTCTTGGGCATTAGGCTTTGTGGCTCCTTCCTTCACAGTAATTATGGCATCCCTGTTGCCTTTCTGTGGTCCTCATGAGATCAACCACTTTTTCTGTGATTTAACAGCTGTGTTGAAGCTTCCATGTACTGACACCAGCCTGATAGAGATGGCAGCTCTAATCTCCTCTTCCACAGTATTAGTGATCCCGTTTCTCCTGACCATCATGTCCTACGTCTATATCATCCTGACCATCCTGAGACTCCCATCCACCACTGGGAggaaaaaggccttttccacctgctcctctcacctcattgttGTCTCAACTTTCTATGGGGCGCTGATCATCATGTATGTGGTCCCATCCGGAAACCAGTCTCTGGATTTCAACAAGGCGTTCTCACTGCTCTACATAGTGGTGACTCCTATGCTCAACCCCATTGTCTACAGCTTTAGGAACCAGGAGGTGAAAGATGCCTTGAGCAGATCTATCACTAAAATGTGGTATTCCATCAAAATGTAG
- the LOC123348399 gene encoding olfactory receptor 2G3-like: MADKNQTTEFVFVTISNQPRLQGLLFVVISIMYITSLMGNILIGIIVRLSPALHSPMYYFISNLSLVDLCYTSVTIPKMLVNLLSEDRTISFTGCAAQLYFLMALGPTECFLLAAMAYDRFKAICHPLRYVIVMNNRRCVQLVTGSWVSGLLLSLVQTSLIVTLPFCGDNRLNHFFCDVTPLLSLACGDTSMNEIAVSAACVLIVLIPSMLILVSYSKIVSTVLKITSAQQRHKAFSTCSSHLIVITLFYGSASAMYLRPKSSYAPERDKYLALFYSVVTPTLNPIIYSLRSKDIHKALRRMILQNSIILNCKQPTTA; encoded by the coding sequence ATGGCAGATAAAAACCAAACCACTGAGTTTGTCTTTGTGACAATTTCCAaccaacccaggctgcagggcttGCTCTTTGTGGTGATTTCAATCATGTACATCACATCTCTGATGGGGAATATCCTCATAGGCATAATAGTTAGGCTCAGTCCTGCCCTTCACAGCCCCATGTACTACTTCATCTCCAATCTGTCTTTGGTTGATCTCTGTTACACCTCAGTCACCATCCCCAAGATGCTGGTGAACCTGCTTTCAGAGGACAGAACCATCTCATTCACTGGCTGTGCTGCCCAGCTGTATTTTCTTATGGCCCTGGGGCCAACTGAATGCTTCCTCCTTGCCGCCATGGCTTACGACCGCTTCAAAGCCATCTGCCATCCCTTGCGCTATGTCATTGTAATGAACAATCGACGGTGTGTCCAGCTGGTGACTGGCTCATGGGTCAGTGGTTTGCTGCTGTCCTTGGTGCAGACCTCACTGATAGTCACCCTGCCCTTCTGTGGGGACAACCGGctcaaccatttcttctgtgacgtGACTCCCCTCTTGAGCCTGGCCTGCGGAGACACGTCCATGAACGAAATCGCTGTATCTGCAGCCTGTGTCTTAATAGTGCTCATCCCTTCTATGCTGATCCTTGTGTCCTACAGTAAAATCGTCTCTACTGTCCTGAAGATCACATCAGCCCAGCAGAGACACAAAgctttctccacctgctcctcccaccttaTAGTCATCACTCTATTCTATGGCTCCGCCAGCGCCATGTATCTGCGACCCAAATCCAGCTATGCCCCCGAAAGGGATAAATATCTGGCTCTGTTTTACTCTGTGGTGACCCCGACATtgaaccccatcatctacagcctgagaagcAAAGATATCCATAAAGCCCTGAGGAGAATGATACTTCAAAATTCTATAATCCTAAACTGCAAGCAACCAACCACTGCTTAG